A genomic stretch from Festucalex cinctus isolate MCC-2025b chromosome 13, RoL_Fcin_1.0, whole genome shotgun sequence includes:
- the trpc4b gene encoding short transient receptor potential channel 4b gives MSQLYYKKTDSSSYSDRIALRIVRAESELSALERAYLGAVGKGDYATVKEALEEAEIYFRINIDCVDSLGRTALLIAIENENLEIVELLLSYNVHVGDALLHAIRKEVVGAVELLLNHKKPSGEKQLPPILLDKQFSDFTPDITPIILAAHTNNYEIIKLLVQRGVSIPQPHAVLCDCLECVSSLDVDGLRHSHSRLNIYKALASPSLIALSSEDPFLAAFQLSWELEELSRVENEFKSEYEELSHTCKQFAKDLLDQTRSSKELEIILNYRDDINPLLDENANELARVKLAIKYCQKEFVAQPNCQQLLASRWYDEIPGWRRRHWAVKFITCILIGLLFPVLSIFYLVSPKSRYGLFIRKPFIKFICHAASYLTFLFLLFLASQHIEAPQRDIQGPAPTVVEWMILPWVIGFIWTEIKQMWDSGFQDYMDDWWNIMDFIMNALYLATISLKIVAYAKYSGHKSRCNWEMLHPTLIAEALFAIANIFSSLRLICLFTANSHLGPLQISLGRMLLDILKFLFIYCLVLLAFANGLNQLYYYYGTDVGKNCKGIRCIQQNNAFSTLFETLQSLFWSVFGLISLYVTRVKPDHEFTEFVGTTMFGTYNIISLVVLLNMLIAMMNNSYQHIADHADIEWKFARTKLWMSYFEEGGTLPSPFNIIPSPKSFYYLTGWIQARVLRRPSLKRLQTFESLGRRAADNVRLNHEYQEVLRNLVKRYVAAMIRDAKTEEGLTEENFKELKQDISSFRYEVLGMMKGKSQGRGSGKVASSPFAYAGNSFKYSPKWCTEEPQQRLEVFELSARRPSAAGNASDSPSNSCHLGDVAQARHSRRTEINSSSKCSESAGGRNHELKSPRVIVEVAQEVEKDASEKEHSCKLQTAGH, from the exons ATGTCCCAACTGTACTACAAGAAGACGGACAGCTCGTCGTACAGCGACCGCATCGCCCTTCGCATCGTGCGGGCCGAGTCGGAGCTCTCGGCCCTGGAGAGGGCCTACCTGGGGGCGGTGGGGAAGGGCGACTACGCCACGGTGAAGGAGGCCCTGGAGGAGGCCGAGATCTACTTCCGCATCAACATCGACTGCGTGGACTCGCTGGGGCGCACGGCGCTGCTCATCGCCATCGAGAACGAGAACCTGGAGATCGTGGAGCTGCTGCTCAGCTACAACGTGCACGTGGGCGACGCCCTGCTGCACGCCATCCGCAAGGAGGTGGTGGGCGCCGTCGAGCTGCTGCTCAACCACAAGAAGCCCAGTGGTGAgaaacag CTCCCACCCATCCTGCTGGACAAACAGTTCTCGGACTTCACGCCGGACATCACTCCGATCATCCTGGCAGCCCACACCAACAACTACGAGATCATCAAACTCCTGGTGCAGCGAGGCGTCTCCATCCCGCAGCCGCACGCCGTGCTGTGCGACTGCCTGGAGTGCGTGTCCAGCTTGGACGTGGACGGCCTGCGCCACTCGCACTCCCGCCTCAACATCTACAAGGCGCTGGCCAGCCCGTCGCTCATCGCCCTGTCCAGCGAGGACCCGTTCCTCGCCGCCTTTCAGCTCAGCTGGGAGCTGGAGGAGCTCAGCAGGGTGGAGAACGAGTTCAAGTCGGAGTACGAGGAGCTGTCGCACACGTGCAAGCAATTCGCCAAGGACCTCTTGGACCAGACCAGGAGCTCCAAGGAGCTGGAGATCATCCTCAACTACCGCGATGACATCAACCCGCTGCTGGATGAGAATGCCAACGAACTGGCGCGGGTGAAGTTGGCGATCAAATACTGCCAGAAAGAG TTTGTGGCCCAGCCCAACTGTCAGCAGCTGCTGGCCTCCCGCTGGTATGATGAGATCCCAGGCTGGAGAAGGCGTCACTGGGCAGTGAAATTCATCACGTGTATCCTGATCGGGCTCCTCTTCCCGGTGTTATCCATCTTTTACTTGGTCTCGCCGAAAAGCCGTTACGGCTTATTCATCCGCAAGCCCTTCATCAAGTTTATCTGTCACGCCGCTTCCTATTTGACGTTCCTGTTCCTGCTCTTCTTGGCGTCGCAGCACATCGAAGCCCCGCAGCGTGACATTCAGGGCCCGGCACCGACCGTGGTGGAATGGATGATCCTACCCTGGGtaatcg GTTTCATCTGGACAGAGATCAAGCAGATGTGGGATAGTGGGTTCCAAGACTACATGGATGACTGGTGGAATATAATGGACTTCATCATGAACGCATTATATCTTGCAACCATTTCGCTGAAGATTGTTGCATATGCAAAG TACAGCGGGCACAAATCCCGATGCAACTGGGAAATGTTGCACCCGACGCTGATCGCCGAGGCTTTGTTCGCCATCGCCAACATCTTCAGTTCCCTGCGCCTCATCTGCCTTTTCACCGCCAACTCCCACCTGGGCCCGCTGCAGATCTCGCTGGGCCGCATGCTCCTCGACATCCTCAAGTTCCTCTTCATCTACTGCCTGGTGCTGCTGGCCTTTGCCAACGGCCTCAACCAGCTCTACTATTACTACGGAACCGACGTGGGAAAAAACTGCAAGGGGATCCGCTGCATACAGCAAAACAATGCCTTCTCAAC GTTGTTCGAGACGCTGCAGTCATTATTCTGGTCTGTGTTTGGCCTCATTTCCCTCTACGTGACACGAGTGAAGCCGGACCATGAATTTACCGAGTTTGTCGGCACCACCATGTTCGGCACGTACAACATCATCTCCCTGGTTGTGCTgctgaacatgctaattgcCATGATGAACAACTCGTACCAGCACATCGCC GATCACGCAGATATAGAGTGGAAATTTGCCAGGACTAAATTATGGATGAGCTACTTTGAAGAGGGAGGAACTTTGCCGTCTCCGTTCAACATAATACCCAGTCCCAagtcattttattatctgacaGGATGGATACAAGCACGTGTGCTTCGGAGGCCGAGCTTAAAAAGACTTCAAACCTTTGAAAGTTTGGGG AGGCGCGCAGCAGACAATGTCAGGTTAAACCACGAGTATCAG GAGGTTTTGAGAAACCTAGTAAAGAGGTATGTAGCTGCAATGATCAGAGATGCCAAGACGGAGGAAGGGTTGACTGAAGAAAACTTCAAG GAGCTCAAGCAGGACATCTCCAGCTTCCGTTACGAGGTGCTTGGGATGATGAAGGGCAAATCCCAAGGCCGAGGCTCTGGGAAAGTAGCGAGCTCCCCCTTCGCTTACGCGGGAAACTCCTTCAAGTATTCCCCGAAATGGTGCACGGAGGAGCCGCAACAGAGGCTGGAGGTGTTCGAGCTGAGCGCGCGCAGGCCGAGCGCGGCCGGCAACGCAAGCGACAGTCCGAGCAATAGCTGCCACTTGGGCGACGTCGCCCAGGCGAGACACTCCAGACGGACCGAAATCAATTCCTCCTCAAAGTGTTCGGAAAGCGCCGGCGGACGAAACCACGAGCTTAAAAGTCCGAGGGTGATAGTGGAAGTCGCGCAGGAGGTGGAGAAGGACGCTTCGGAGAAGGAGCATTCGTGCAAACTGCAAACTGCcggacattaa